From the genome of Gemmatimonadota bacterium, one region includes:
- a CDS encoding tetratricopeptide repeat protein: MMFGPSCVNLNYKRRTRTHSEGGTKLIARHLLLMIAAGVMTLEAASQPDAGQSAAVESTSPLESPLETGKSLYQQGRFDEALPLLQQAVRDEGRSAPARSWLGMAWLALGNDDEALKAFRRATQLDKNWAPGHVGMAMVFMRLSNRRLDARKALRKALEAEPDNADILYYLGMTYMDQVRTSRLIGSDKDGRRFFQKTVELNPSHPDAYFQLGRCYDSPPEPEHEKAIAAYMYQYRVNPDHNESLLRFADVNHRSERYDYGVKQLRGLILQLGEDVPTRIRTMLAQFEVLSLGAEAQSGQLYEALEDYVAMLDADERAVYRDLRHVAPQEELQAWESATGPERESLWRAFWNERDSNPATAENERLVEHYRRVMYARVHFSEGQQPYDRRGEMYIRYGAPDDRRRFVFRHYEDPDIPHMLTGNPAVDAIREKNLLTGYRLQLHDSESPLPMMERSVNRVEAAWLVARSEMETQPGYVVESWVYVPHDLELFFVDMLKDGKFDYPLKTVSNFTSDMVRQDRFHPRQRATELIARSPEVYTHDFGGELLEFAFDAVSFRGEGGSTEVDLTYSIPVWQFGDITDEKGDRTWLNNLVALRDSLQTPALSRAYRFGPIDRPERQAGNRELQGAAFTLAANLTTPSGVFTAAVEMRDEATKRVGVYKKPVSFSDYSGGGLLISDLKLSTEITPATGPGPFVRRGLNAVPNPGRLYPQGHLVYVYYEVYNLKMDEGRRTSYETLYEITPKGMPALRNRRARSPGDMQTVISFFEGEGSSEEEAEYTTLDTTDLEAGEYVLTVTLTDRYGDASVSKSVNFMVVEP, from the coding sequence TTGATGTTCGGTCCGTCCTGCGTTAACTTAAATTACAAACGGCGCACTCGTACCCATTCTGAAGGAGGTACGAAATTGATTGCTCGTCACTTACTGCTGATGATTGCCGCGGGTGTGATGACGCTGGAAGCTGCATCACAGCCCGATGCCGGCCAGTCCGCAGCCGTTGAAAGCACTTCCCCCCTGGAATCCCCCCTGGAAACCGGCAAATCCCTTTACCAACAGGGTCGATTCGACGAAGCCCTGCCCCTCCTCCAACAGGCGGTGCGTGACGAGGGAAGATCGGCGCCGGCTCGTTCCTGGCTCGGCATGGCCTGGTTGGCCCTCGGGAACGATGACGAAGCGTTGAAAGCGTTCAGGCGGGCCACCCAGCTGGACAAGAATTGGGCGCCCGGTCACGTCGGCATGGCCATGGTATTCATGCGCTTGTCCAATCGGCGGCTCGACGCCCGCAAAGCCCTGCGGAAAGCCCTCGAGGCAGAGCCCGATAACGCGGATATTCTCTACTACCTGGGCATGACCTACATGGACCAGGTCCGGACGAGCAGGTTGATCGGCAGCGATAAGGACGGGAGAAGGTTTTTCCAGAAAACCGTGGAACTGAACCCCTCCCATCCTGACGCCTACTTCCAGCTCGGCCGCTGCTATGACAGTCCGCCCGAGCCGGAACACGAAAAAGCGATCGCCGCGTATATGTATCAATACCGCGTCAATCCGGATCACAACGAATCACTGCTGCGTTTCGCCGACGTGAATCATCGTTCCGAACGATACGATTACGGGGTAAAGCAACTGAGAGGGCTGATATTGCAACTGGGTGAGGACGTGCCGACCAGAATCCGTACCATGCTGGCGCAATTCGAAGTGCTGTCCCTTGGAGCCGAAGCACAGTCCGGGCAACTGTACGAGGCCCTGGAAGACTATGTCGCCATGCTGGACGCGGATGAACGGGCGGTATACAGGGACCTGCGCCACGTCGCACCGCAAGAGGAACTGCAGGCCTGGGAGTCGGCGACCGGACCAGAACGCGAATCCCTGTGGCGCGCCTTCTGGAACGAGCGGGACTCGAACCCGGCTACGGCAGAGAACGAACGCCTGGTCGAGCACTACCGCCGCGTCATGTACGCCAGGGTTCATTTCTCCGAGGGGCAGCAACCCTATGACCGCCGCGGTGAGATGTACATCCGCTACGGCGCGCCTGACGACCGGCGGCGCTTCGTGTTTCGCCATTATGAAGATCCGGACATCCCCCACATGCTTACCGGAAACCCGGCCGTAGACGCGATTCGCGAAAAGAACCTCCTGACCGGCTACAGGCTGCAGCTTCATGACAGCGAGTCGCCACTGCCCATGATGGAACGGTCGGTGAACCGCGTGGAAGCGGCCTGGCTCGTCGCGCGAAGCGAGATGGAGACCCAGCCCGGCTACGTGGTGGAAAGCTGGGTATATGTCCCGCACGACCTGGAACTGTTCTTCGTGGACATGTTGAAGGATGGGAAATTCGACTATCCGCTCAAGACCGTCAGCAATTTCACAAGTGATATGGTCCGACAGGACCGGTTCCACCCCCGTCAACGCGCAACCGAACTGATCGCCCGCAGTCCCGAGGTCTACACCCATGACTTCGGTGGTGAACTCCTGGAGTTTGCCTTCGACGCGGTGTCCTTCCGTGGCGAAGGCGGATCAACCGAAGTGGATCTCACCTACAGCATTCCGGTCTGGCAGTTCGGCGACATCACCGACGAAAAAGGAGACCGGACCTGGCTGAACAATCTGGTCGCCCTGCGCGATTCGTTGCAGACGCCGGCCCTTTCCCGCGCGTACAGATTCGGACCCATAGACCGGCCCGAACGGCAGGCGGGCAACCGGGAGCTTCAGGGAGCAGCCTTTACACTGGCCGCGAATCTGACGACGCCATCGGGCGTGTTCACGGCCGCCGTGGAAATGCGCGACGAAGCCACGAAGCGTGTCGGGGTTTACAAGAAGCCGGTGTCTTTCTCGGACTACAGCGGCGGCGGCCTGCTCATCAGCGATCTCAAGCTTTCCACTGAGATTACGCCCGCAACAGGTCCCGGTCCCTTCGTGCGCAGGGGACTGAACGCCGTGCCCAATCCGGGGCGACTGTACCCACAAGGACACCTGGTATACGTGTACTACGAGGTGTACAACCTGAAGATGGACGAGGGCAGACGGACTTCCTACGAGACGCTGTACGAGATCACGCCGAAGGGCATGCCCGCCCTTCGAAACCGGAGGGCGAGAAGTCCCGGAGACATGCAGACGGTCATCTCGTTCTTCGAAGGAGAAGGTAGTTCGGAGGAAGAGGCGGAATACACGACCCTGGACACCACGGACCTTGAAGCCGGGGAGTACGTGCTCACCGTAACGCTGACGGACCGCTACGGAGACGCTTCCGTCTCCAAATCCGTCAACTTCATGGTGGTGGAGCCGTAG
- a CDS encoding ABC transporter ATP-binding protein, whose translation MITTSNLNKLYTTEEVETTALNDVTMAVDQGEFVAVMGPSGCGKSTLLNILGLLDNPSGGEYYFLDQEVSGHSERQRANLRKANIGFVFQSFNLIDELTVYENIELPLIYLGTSKQARKERVDAAMEHMQIPHRRNHFPQQLSGGQQQRVAVARAVIGNPKLILADEPTGNLDSANGAEVMELLSGLNEAGTTIIMVTHDQTLANHAHRIIRLFDGRIVQEAAA comes from the coding sequence ATGATAACGACCAGCAACCTCAATAAGCTCTACACGACGGAAGAGGTGGAGACGACGGCGCTGAACGACGTGACCATGGCCGTGGACCAGGGCGAGTTCGTGGCGGTCATGGGACCGTCGGGCTGCGGAAAGTCCACTCTGCTCAACATCCTCGGACTCCTCGACAACCCCTCGGGCGGGGAGTACTATTTCCTGGACCAGGAAGTATCCGGCCACTCCGAGCGGCAGCGGGCCAACCTGCGCAAGGCCAACATCGGCTTCGTCTTCCAGAGCTTCAACCTGATCGACGAACTCACGGTCTACGAGAACATCGAGCTGCCGCTGATCTACCTGGGCACGTCCAAGCAGGCACGCAAGGAGCGGGTGGACGCGGCCATGGAGCACATGCAGATCCCCCACCGCCGGAACCACTTCCCGCAGCAGCTCTCCGGCGGCCAGCAGCAGCGCGTGGCCGTGGCGCGGGCGGTCATCGGCAATCCGAAGCTGATCCTGGCCGATGAGCCGACGGGTAACCTGGACTCGGCCAACGGCGCCGAGGTGATGGAACTGCTAAGCGGCCTCAACGAGGCGGGCACGACCATCATCATGGTGACCCACGACCAGACGCTGGCCAACCACGCCCACCGGATCATCCGTCTCTTCGACGGGCGCATCGTGCAGGAAGCCGCGGCGTAG
- a CDS encoding FtsX-like permease family protein, producing the protein MELEGAERRSGTMIGNYLKTALRNIMRSKGHSIINIFGLSVAMALCILIFLLVRQELSYDGFHENGANVFRVTQTAFMGEYRTIGITAVPLAPALEDAYAGIVRSVRYANTGPVLVSYENVTIREETVFYADPGFFEILTFQAVAGYLEGALESRSQVVLNEKSAEKYFGDADPVGKWLTMDDRKHLVAGVVRVPANTIFQFDFLISMKILTGADGNWNRNWSQSIAATLVELTSPEVAGTLETQFPDFVEKHLPRFRGIDASVMRLQPLAGIYLDSSILFDLFPKSDIVVSYVLGTLGFLLLFIACINFINVTLGRSALRGKEVGVRKTLGGTRAQLIGQFWGEALLVGVAALLLGLSLAHLLLPGFNGLFAKDLKIDYFDNASTLLALIGLTGLVVLISGSYPALYMSRLDPTSILAHHVKAGTLTILSRVLITMQFTLSIFLMICLLTILRQLQYFADQDLGFDATNVLVVSMPDSGMLGPMREALDDYPQITHISAASSSFGPMRGLGQIGHTDRSGKQFSAYEYLVDYDYLSTLGIALAEGRDFSRTHAMDETEGVIVNEALVREMGWEDPIGEAIPVDDARVIGVMEDYHYRSLQYELEPVVLRLAPDRIRFLLIRTRPEGLPQTLSTVKSVWEQYSGGLPFEYYYLEDDIGRFYQRERLLGDIAFYISIITLSVALLGVYSLSLLNINRRTKEIGIRRVLGASTSNTTALIGRQFVLPLAIAVLLACPPAYLLLSFWLGMYQFNAALGVGEFVLAGSAALVLVLGTVAFQVWRKNASPLVESLMND; encoded by the coding sequence ATGGAACTGGAAGGAGCGGAACGAAGGAGCGGAACGATGATCGGAAACTACTTGAAAACAGCCCTACGAAACATCATGCGGAGTAAAGGGCACAGCATCATCAATATATTCGGACTGTCCGTAGCCATGGCCTTGTGCATCCTGATCTTCCTGCTCGTCCGGCAGGAACTGAGTTATGACGGTTTCCATGAAAATGGCGCCAACGTCTTTCGTGTCACCCAAACGGCCTTCATGGGGGAGTATCGGACGATCGGGATTACGGCCGTTCCCCTCGCGCCGGCGTTGGAAGACGCATATGCGGGCATCGTCCGATCCGTCCGATATGCCAATACCGGACCGGTTCTGGTGAGTTACGAAAACGTGACCATCCGCGAAGAAACGGTTTTTTATGCCGACCCCGGGTTTTTCGAAATACTCACCTTTCAGGCCGTTGCCGGCTATCTCGAAGGCGCCCTCGAAAGCAGATCCCAGGTGGTACTGAATGAGAAATCCGCAGAGAAGTACTTCGGAGACGCTGACCCCGTAGGAAAATGGCTGACCATGGACGACCGGAAACACCTGGTGGCCGGCGTGGTTCGCGTTCCTGCCAATACCATTTTTCAGTTCGATTTTCTAATTTCAATGAAGATCCTGACGGGGGCCGACGGCAACTGGAATCGGAACTGGAGTCAGTCTATTGCTGCTACCTTAGTCGAATTGACCAGCCCGGAAGTCGCCGGGACCCTGGAGACCCAGTTTCCGGACTTCGTTGAAAAGCACCTCCCCAGGTTTCGTGGGATAGATGCCAGCGTAATGCGACTTCAGCCGTTGGCCGGCATCTATCTGGATTCTTCGATACTGTTCGACCTCTTTCCAAAGAGCGATATTGTGGTTTCGTATGTGCTGGGAACGCTCGGCTTCCTCCTTCTGTTCATCGCGTGTATCAACTTCATCAACGTGACGCTGGGCAGGTCGGCGCTTCGCGGAAAGGAAGTCGGCGTGCGCAAGACGCTGGGCGGAACCCGCGCTCAGCTTATCGGCCAGTTCTGGGGGGAGGCGTTGCTGGTGGGTGTGGCCGCGCTGCTACTGGGCTTGTCGTTAGCCCATCTGCTCCTTCCAGGATTCAACGGCCTGTTCGCCAAAGATCTCAAAATCGATTACTTCGACAATGCTTCGACGCTCCTGGCGCTGATCGGCCTTACGGGTCTGGTCGTCCTCATATCCGGAAGCTATCCCGCGCTCTACATGTCCCGCCTCGATCCCACCTCCATCCTGGCGCATCATGTAAAGGCCGGAACATTGACGATCTTGAGCAGAGTGCTTATCACCATGCAGTTCACGCTTTCGATCTTCCTGATGATCTGCCTGCTTACCATACTTCGTCAGCTTCAATACTTCGCCGACCAGGATCTCGGCTTCGACGCGACCAATGTGCTTGTCGTAAGCATGCCCGATTCCGGGATGCTCGGGCCCATGAGAGAGGCGCTGGACGACTACCCCCAGATCACCCATATCTCGGCGGCGTCGAGCTCATTCGGACCGATGAGAGGGTTGGGGCAGATAGGTCATACCGACAGGTCTGGCAAGCAGTTTTCGGCCTACGAGTACCTCGTGGATTATGACTATCTGTCCACCTTGGGCATAGCGTTGGCGGAAGGACGCGACTTTTCAAGAACACACGCCATGGATGAGACCGAAGGCGTAATCGTCAATGAAGCGCTGGTAAGGGAAATGGGGTGGGAAGATCCGATCGGAGAGGCTATTCCCGTTGACGATGCCCGCGTGATCGGCGTGATGGAGGATTACCATTACCGGTCGTTGCAATACGAACTGGAGCCGGTGGTTCTGCGTCTTGCGCCCGACAGGATCCGGTTTCTCCTGATCAGAACGCGGCCGGAGGGATTGCCGCAGACCCTGTCGACCGTCAAATCGGTCTGGGAGCAATACTCCGGGGGATTGCCCTTTGAGTACTACTACCTGGAAGACGATATCGGCCGGTTCTATCAAAGAGAACGGTTGCTGGGAGACATAGCGTTTTACATCTCCATTATCACGCTGTCAGTCGCCCTGCTGGGCGTTTACAGCCTGAGCCTGTTGAACATCAACAGGAGAACGAAGGAAATCGGTATCCGAAGGGTGCTGGGCGCATCTACGTCCAACACGACGGCGCTGATCGGCAGGCAGTTCGTGCTGCCCCTGGCGATCGCGGTCCTGCTGGCTTGCCCGCCCGCCTATCTGCTGCTGAGTTTCTGGCTAGGGATGTACCAGTTCAATGCCGCATTGGGCGTCGGTGAGTTCGTACTGGCTGGTTCCGCGGCCCTGGTACTCGTGCTGGGCACGGTGGCCTTTCAGGTTTGGAGGAAAAACGCGAGTCCGCTGGTGGAGTCGTTGATGAACGATTGA
- a CDS encoding response regulator transcription factor yields MIKVVIADDHHLFRESIKSLLETTDDIEVVGEASDGQETLKLIQRKRPDVALVDIAMPLLNGIETTYRIQSLDVGTRVVILSMYSDEDMVRQALKNGAKGYLLKRSLVEELLLAIRSASKDEVYLSPSVARSVLTGYLQNETDDRTLSPVDRLSSREREVLQLIAEGHTNQATAHLLNISAKTVETHRTNLTKKLEARNLPDLVRIALKYRLTFLDK; encoded by the coding sequence ATGATTAAAGTCGTCATTGCCGACGATCATCATCTGTTCCGCGAAAGCATCAAATCATTACTTGAAACGACGGATGATATCGAAGTCGTCGGCGAAGCGTCGGATGGCCAGGAAACACTGAAATTGATTCAGCGGAAAAGGCCGGACGTAGCCTTGGTGGACATAGCCATGCCCTTATTGAACGGCATAGAAACCACATACCGAATACAGTCATTGGATGTGGGGACACGCGTCGTCATCCTGTCCATGTATTCCGATGAAGATATGGTGCGCCAGGCACTTAAGAATGGTGCGAAAGGATATCTTCTTAAACGATCTTTAGTTGAAGAGCTTCTTCTCGCTATCCGGTCTGCCAGCAAAGACGAAGTATATCTGTCTCCCTCGGTTGCTCGATCCGTATTGACAGGATACCTGCAGAATGAAACAGACGACCGGACCCTTAGCCCCGTTGATAGACTTTCATCGCGTGAAAGAGAGGTTCTGCAATTGATCGCCGAAGGCCATACAAATCAGGCCACGGCTCACCTCCTGAACATCAGCGCCAAAACAGTCGAAACACATCGGACGAATCTGACGAAAAAGCTGGAAGCTCGAAATCTGCCGGACCTCGTCCGAATTGCCCTTAAATACCGTCTGACTTTCCTCGACAAGTAG
- a CDS encoding PDZ domain-containing protein: protein MKSLIYRYLILSTLIMLLCLHIGMVTWSTIRLAKIDRWSSGIQLWGSETIPTGGSSRGAVSRLHEGTWLQLMFIKWAGGFIVERVTPDSPADQAGLRAGDRLLSIDSMDLESNPSSYFQAHSENRPGDRLNLTWVRDNQVHEAFLTLEPNDYARDTRGSDQQDIVISSELMSWLQRGPFLIFSIVLLGFGTWLGYHGMKNTVAFQCALLVLTMAMVSPAVFYLIAAWPAWTIPLSLGVVFAAGYLQSILILLILTVYPTTTKIGSWIRRRIWFILIPMFVFGVMGLISFLGLIYDWAHDWVGVVDSIAQLVPAPVPAIVLMAMAGCLLIAQHYVARRQQRTRLHIIEAGFFLALILAPSWLIAQPGRMLASWGLIPDHGQMLPLIVWFIDRIIPAGMQCLLALAFAYAILAHRVFGLRFVFGKSIRYLITNQGVFLILSIAMFVILYYMISSEEFVVRASDLVVASAVAGLILILMGGWNWVKTPVIQAMDRYFLRNELLNRQRLLELGRALSRCQDSDSLLEKTGRELLEGLDLSCMAIYLKANSEKPLSLSWYGVEEGSEQNTARNRSFFIESTGTVEHLLKTTAADRSPIEYGDIVSSGIPGEPPFELIILLGGESGYKGALALGAKRSEEPFSNDEKEQLLVLAGELELAMENLEMGASLKVQADRMRALSRRLVDAQESERRRIARDLHDDTGQDLLALKTSLELTQRDLAGVSEDTRERLRDVVTMTDETLEKLRTIAHDLRPPILDTVGLNAALDGLCKSFAHRTRITVVYNGMDCPRFSNTIDICLYRILQEGLANCAKHGHATHVEVGLKQTDRNIQLSILDNGRGFDPDSTPEDQVAPGIGLIDMKERLEPFGGVLDIHSDTGTGTRLIASIPLEET from the coding sequence TTGAAATCGCTTATCTACCGTTATCTGATACTGAGTACGCTGATCATGTTGTTGTGTTTACACATCGGCATGGTTACCTGGTCGACGATTCGACTGGCCAAGATCGACCGCTGGTCGTCCGGTATCCAGCTTTGGGGAAGTGAGACGATTCCTACGGGAGGATCGTCGAGAGGTGCGGTCAGCCGTCTTCACGAAGGCACCTGGTTACAACTCATGTTCATAAAGTGGGCAGGAGGTTTTATCGTTGAACGCGTTACGCCCGACAGCCCGGCCGACCAGGCGGGCCTGCGGGCAGGCGATAGACTTTTGTCCATCGACAGCATGGACCTGGAGTCGAATCCTTCATCCTACTTTCAGGCGCACTCGGAGAACAGACCCGGAGACCGCCTCAATCTCACATGGGTTCGCGATAACCAGGTACACGAGGCATTCCTCACACTCGAGCCGAATGACTACGCACGTGACACCCGCGGGAGTGATCAACAAGATATAGTGATCAGCAGCGAGCTAATGAGTTGGCTTCAGCGTGGCCCGTTCCTGATCTTCTCGATTGTCCTTCTGGGCTTTGGCACCTGGTTGGGATACCACGGCATGAAGAATACGGTGGCATTCCAGTGCGCGTTGCTTGTCCTCACGATGGCTATGGTATCGCCGGCTGTCTTCTATCTGATTGCCGCATGGCCGGCCTGGACGATCCCACTTAGTCTGGGCGTTGTATTTGCGGCAGGTTATCTGCAGTCCATCCTGATCCTGTTGATTTTAACCGTCTATCCCACCACCACAAAGATCGGATCATGGATCCGAAGGAGGATCTGGTTCATCCTCATTCCCATGTTTGTCTTTGGGGTAATGGGGCTCATCAGTTTTTTGGGTTTGATCTATGACTGGGCTCACGATTGGGTTGGAGTAGTTGACAGCATTGCGCAACTGGTACCCGCACCCGTTCCGGCTATTGTCTTAATGGCGATGGCTGGATGCCTTCTGATCGCACAACATTACGTCGCACGCCGGCAACAACGAACACGGCTGCACATTATTGAAGCCGGATTCTTCCTGGCCCTGATACTCGCACCGTCCTGGTTGATCGCACAACCCGGCAGAATGCTGGCTTCATGGGGGCTGATTCCCGACCACGGTCAGATGCTGCCGTTGATCGTATGGTTCATTGACCGGATTATCCCGGCGGGGATGCAGTGTCTGTTGGCGCTCGCATTTGCCTACGCGATTCTTGCACATCGGGTGTTCGGCCTGAGATTCGTCTTCGGAAAGAGCATCAGGTACCTGATCACCAATCAGGGTGTGTTTCTCATACTGAGCATTGCGATGTTTGTCATACTCTATTACATGATTTCATCAGAAGAGTTCGTTGTCAGAGCCTCCGACCTCGTTGTAGCGAGTGCCGTCGCAGGGCTCATTTTGATACTCATGGGAGGGTGGAACTGGGTGAAGACGCCGGTCATCCAGGCAATGGACCGATACTTCCTACGAAATGAACTTCTGAATCGGCAGCGACTGCTAGAACTGGGACGAGCCCTGTCGAGGTGTCAGGATTCGGATTCCCTGCTTGAAAAAACCGGACGGGAACTACTGGAGGGGCTGGACCTGTCCTGTATGGCAATTTATCTCAAAGCAAATTCGGAAAAACCACTGTCGCTTTCGTGGTACGGCGTTGAGGAGGGTTCCGAGCAAAACACAGCCCGCAACAGATCCTTTTTCATCGAGTCCACCGGTACGGTCGAGCACCTCTTAAAGACTACGGCTGCCGATAGATCCCCAATCGAATATGGAGATATCGTTTCCAGTGGGATACCCGGCGAACCGCCCTTCGAGCTGATCATCTTACTGGGTGGCGAGTCCGGCTACAAAGGGGCATTGGCACTGGGAGCAAAGCGGTCGGAAGAACCGTTTAGCAACGACGAGAAAGAACAGTTGCTTGTCCTGGCTGGGGAGCTGGAACTGGCAATGGAAAACCTGGAAATGGGCGCATCGCTGAAGGTGCAGGCCGATAGAATGAGGGCGCTTTCACGTCGACTCGTCGACGCACAGGAATCCGAACGCCGTCGCATAGCACGAGACCTGCATGACGATACCGGTCAGGATCTTTTGGCATTAAAGACAAGTCTGGAACTTACGCAGAGAGATCTGGCCGGTGTTTCCGAAGATACGCGGGAACGACTTCGAGATGTGGTAACGATGACCGACGAAACCCTGGAAAAACTGCGAACAATCGCCCACGATCTGCGCCCGCCGATTCTCGATACGGTCGGATTGAACGCGGCGCTGGACGGATTGTGCAAGAGCTTCGCTCATCGGACCCGTATCACGGTTGTGTATAATGGCATGGATTGTCCCAGGTTCTCCAACACAATTGATATCTGCCTGTATCGTATTTTGCAGGAAGGGCTTGCGAATTGCGCTAAACATGGTCACGCCACCCACGTCGAAGTGGGATTGAAACAGACAGACCGGAACATACAACTGTCGATTCTCGATAACGGCCGAGGATTCGATCCTGATTCGACACCCGAGGACCAGGTTGCCCCGGGTATCGGTTTAATCGACATGAAGGAACGCCTGGAACCGTTTGGGGGCGTTCTGGATATCCATTCAGATACAGGTACCGGTACACGGTTGATCGCTTCAATACCCCTGGAGGAAACATGA
- a CDS encoding succinylglutamate desuccinylase, producing MSGPVKLKSVAISGKAPGPKLLILGGIHGDEFESMWAIRRLREALDPGELRGTVSLVPVVNEAAYWRGQRTAEDGLDLARTCPGREDGTITERIAHAVSAMIRESDFLIDLHSGGLISRFYPTVGYMLHADADVLARQREMARAFNMPVVWGTYAGHDGRTLSIARDAGIPAIYSEWMGAGDCDPEGVDGYYEGCLNVMGVLGMIERDQPPSILQHTVEDDREGAGHIQLNYPAPFSGFFEPWVELMDRIEPGDGFGVVTDLLGDRREEIVSTQSGHVLVLRTFNRVHEGETIAAVLEV from the coding sequence ATGTCAGGCCCCGTCAAGTTGAAGTCCGTTGCCATATCCGGGAAGGCGCCCGGCCCGAAACTCCTCATACTCGGGGGCATACACGGCGACGAATTCGAATCCATGTGGGCCATACGGCGGCTGAGGGAGGCCCTGGATCCCGGTGAACTCCGCGGCACGGTCTCCCTGGTCCCCGTCGTCAACGAGGCGGCCTACTGGCGCGGCCAGCGTACCGCGGAGGACGGCCTGGACCTGGCCCGGACCTGCCCCGGCCGGGAAGACGGCACCATCACCGAACGGATCGCACACGCGGTCAGCGCGATGATCCGCGAGTCCGACTTCCTTATCGACCTGCACAGCGGCGGGCTGATCTCGAGGTTCTACCCGACGGTGGGTTACATGCTGCACGCGGACGCCGACGTCCTGGCGCGGCAGCGGGAGATGGCCCGGGCTTTCAACATGCCGGTCGTCTGGGGCACCTACGCGGGTCACGACGGCCGTACGCTCTCCATCGCCCGGGACGCCGGCATTCCCGCGATTTACTCGGAATGGATGGGTGCGGGCGACTGCGACCCCGAGGGCGTCGACGGTTATTACGAGGGTTGCCTGAACGTCATGGGTGTGCTGGGCATGATCGAACGCGACCAGCCGCCGTCGATCTTACAGCACACGGTAGAAGACGACCGGGAAGGCGCGGGACACATACAGCTGAACTACCCGGCGCCCTTTTCAGGCTTCTTCGAACCCTGGGTCGAACTGATGGACCGCATCGAACCCGGTGATGGATTCGGGGTGGTAACCGACCTGCTCGGGGACCGGCGGGAAGAGATCGTATCCACGCAATCCGGCCACGTGCTGGTCCTGCGCACCTTCAACCGCGTCCACGAGGGTGAGACGATCGCGGCGGTGCTGGAGGTCTGA
- a CDS encoding HigA family addiction module antidote protein translates to MAMNNPSHPGHSIRQNCLDPFGLNITEAARILDVSRHTLSRLLNGHSAVTAEMAIRLEKAGWSNAEFWLRRQANFNLAQARKNEDQIRVERYKPR, encoded by the coding sequence ATGGCCATGAATAATCCGTCGCATCCTGGTCACAGCATCAGACAGAACTGCCTGGACCCATTTGGCCTGAACATCACCGAGGCGGCACGAATTCTGGATGTCTCACGTCACACGCTTTCACGGCTGTTGAATGGCCATTCAGCTGTAACAGCCGAGATGGCCATTCGCCTGGAAAAGGCAGGATGGTCGAATGCCGAATTCTGGCTTCGTCGACAGGCCAACTTCAATCTGGCACAGGCCCGCAAGAACGAAGACCAGATCAGGGTTGAACGCTATAAGCCGCGGTAG